A window of Lysobacter sp. TY2-98 genomic DNA:
CGCGTGCAACCCAGTCGTGCGCATCGGCCGGGCAGGCCGAGAGACCGACGCGACGCATCACCTTGAGGTCGGGCAGGTCGTCGCCCATGAACGCGACGTCGTCCAGCGCGAGGCCGAGCGTTTTCGCGATGCCTTCGACGCAGGCGAGCTTGTCGCCGATACCCGAGCACGCGCGTACCCCGAGTTCGGCTGCGCGGCGTTCGACTGCGGGGCTCGTGCGTGCGGTGACCAGTGCGACCTCGATGCCTGCGCGACGCAGCAGCACGAGGCCCTGACCGTCGTGCACGTGGAAGGCTTTCGATTCACCGCCGGCGCTGTCGTAAACGAGACGGCCGTCGGTGAGCGTGCCGTCGACGTCGAAGCACGCGAGGCGCACGCGTCGGGCGCGGTCGCGCAGATCGGCGAGGGCGGGGGAAGGGATCATCATGCGTATCGGCCCTTAAACCACCCGGGCGCGCAACAGGTCGT
This region includes:
- a CDS encoding phenylphosphate carboxylase subunit delta — protein: MIPSPALADLRDRARRVRLACFDVDGTLTDGRLVYDSAGGESKAFHVHDGQGLVLLRRAGIEVALVTARTSPAVERRAAELGVRACSGIGDKLACVEGIAKTLGLALDDVAFMGDDLPDLKVMRRVGLSACPADAHDWVARDAAFRAQRDGGRGAAREFCDFLLEAQDRVHPILDALLADAPVELGAQA